The Eremothecium gossypii ATCC 10895 chromosome IV, complete sequence genome contains a region encoding:
- a CDS encoding gluconokinase (Syntenic homolog of Saccharomyces cerevisiae YDR248C), with amino-acid sequence MTNPISQPTSAPSVPTIIIVAGTAGTGKSTIGAALAELMGTPFIEGDGLHPPTNIQKMANGIPLDDEDRWGWLRELAEHARRITLERQGPVVVTCSALKKKYRDFLREVCGEVRLDFLVLHASQEEVLERVARRKNHYMGPEMVASQFRDLELPSAEEPDCALIRSTEGSPGDTLNTALRKLQDLANPSTPAGSAYDQQ; translated from the coding sequence ATGACCAACCCAATATCTCAGCCAACAAGCGCTCCATCCGTGCCAACAATTATCATTGTCGCAGGGACTGCTGGCACGGGCAAGTCTACCATAGGGGCAGCCCTTGCGGAGCTCATGGGGACTCCCTTCATAGAAGGCGACGGGTTACATCCTCCAACAAATATCCAAAAAATGGCAAACGGCATCCCACTGGATGACGAGGACCGGTGGGGCTGGCTGAGAGAGCTCGCGGAACATGCCAGAAGGATCACGCTTGAGCGGCAAGGCCCGGTGGTCGTCACATGCTCCGCGCTGAAAAAGAAGTACAGGGATTTTCTTCGCGAGGTGTGTGGGGAAGTGCGCCTGGACTTCCTGGTTCTGCATGCTTCCCAGGAGGAGGTCTTGGAACGGGTCGCCCGCCGCAAAAATCACTATATGGGGCCCGAGATGGTAGCGTCGCAGTTTCGCGACTTGGAGTTACCGAGCGCGGAAGAACCCGACTGCGCATTAATCAGAAGTACTGAAGGAAGTCCCGGCGATACGCTCAACACGGCGTTACGGAAGTTGCAAGATCTTGCGAATCCGAGCACACCCGCAGGCTCTGCATACGACCAGCAGTAA
- the ERG10 gene encoding acetyl-CoA C-acetyltransferase (Syntenic homolog of Saccharomyces cerevisiae YPL028W (ERG10)) encodes MSENVYIVAAARTPIGSFQGSLASQTYVDLGAHAVKAALSQVPQIDASQVDEIIFGNVLSANVGQAPARQVALAAGLPKSIVATTVNKVCASGMKALILAAQAIKCGTADIVVAGGAESMTNTPYYMPAARGGARFGEAKLIDGIQRDGLNDAYDHQAMGVHAEKCASDHSITREEQDNFAIESYQKAQKAHAEGKFAAEIAPVTIKGVRGKPDVTVSQDEETTKFNAEKLKAARPVFKKENGTVTAPNASPINDGGAAIILVSERKLKELNLRPSALIKGWGEAAHEPADFTWAPSLAIPKALKHAGIQDINEVDFVELNEAFSVVGLANTKLLGLDPSKVNVYGGAVALGHPLGCSGARIIVTLLSILQQEGGKVGVAGICNGGGGASSVVLAKL; translated from the coding sequence ATGTCTGAGAACGTTTACATTGTGGCGGCAGCAAGAACCCCGATTGGATCATTCCAAGGATCGCTAGCCTCGCAAACTTACGTGGACTTGGGGGCACATGCCGTGAAGGCCGCGTTATCGCAAGTACCCCAGATCGACGCCTCCCAGGTCGATGAGATTATTTTCGGGAATGTGCTCTCTGCAAACGTGGGCCAAGCTCCTGCGAGACAGGTGGCGCTCGCTGCCGGCTTGCCCAAGAGTATTGTAGCCACCACCGTGAACAAGGTTTGTGCGTCCGGAATGAAGGCGCTTATTTTGGCAGCCCAGGCGATCAAGTGTGGGACCGCAGACATCGTGGTTGCAGGCGGTGCGGAGTCCATGACCAACACGCCGTACTACATGCCAGCGGCGCGTGGCGGTGCGCGCTTCGGAGAGGCGAAGCTCATCGACGGAATCCAGCGCGATGGTCTAAATGATGCATACGACCACCAGGCGATGGGTGTGCATGCTGAGAAGTGCGCATCGGACCATTCGATCACGCGTGAGGAGCAGGACAACTTTGCGATCGAATCGTACCAGAAGGCCCAAAAGGCCCATGCAGAGGGCAAGTTTGCAGCCGAGATCGCGCCAGTGACGATCAAGGGTGTTAGGGGGAAGCCAGATGTCACCGTGTCGCAGGATGAAGAGACCACCAAATTCAATGCTGAGAAATTGAAGGCTGCGAGACCCGTTTTCAAGAAGGAAAACGGGACTGTCACAGCACCAAACGCTTCTCCAATCAACGATGGTGGTGCGGCCATCATCCTTGTATCCGAGCGCAAGCTAAAGGAGTTGAACCTCCGCCCATCCGCTTTGATTAAGGGTTGGGGTGAGGCTGCCCACGAGCCAGCAGACTTCACCTGGGCGCCCTCCCTCGCCATTCCAAAAGCATTGAAGCATGCAGGGATCCAGGACATTAACGAGGTCGACTTCGTTGAGCTAAACGAGGCCTTCTCCGTGGTCGGCTTGGCAAACACCAAGCTTTTGGGCCTGGACCCTTCAAAGGTCAACGTTTACGGTGGTGCAGTGGCCTTGGGCCACCCCCTAGGCTGTTCTGGTGCCCGTATCATTGTCACTCTACTCTCCATTCTACAGCAGGAGGGTGGTAAGGTAGGTGTAGCTGGTATCTGTaacggcggcggcggagcgtCGTCCGTGGTGCTAGCAAAGTTGTAG
- the TRM112 gene encoding RNA methylation protein TRM112 (Syntenic homolog of Saccharomyces cerevisiae YNR046W (TRM112)): MKFLTTNFLKCSVPACDGSNDNFPLRYIGDKCQLQQDSSIEFNPDFLLRILDRVQWDAIVMVAADLGNSSIPAQRPSFPATAAELSEDDAAILRDIHVLLLQTSIIEGEMQCRNCGHTYYIKNSIPNLLLPPHLA; this comes from the coding sequence ATGAAGTTCCTAACGACCAACTTTCTCAAGTGCTCCGTGCCCGCGTGCGACGGCAGCAACGACAACTTTCCGCTGCGCTACATCGGTGACAAGtgccagctgcagcaggacAGTTCCATCGAATTCAACCCAGACTTCCTGTTGCGCATTCTTGACCGCGTGCAGTGGGATGCGATAGTCATGGTTGCCGCAGACCTCGGCAACAGCTCGATTCCTGCTCAGCGGCCCAGCTTTCCTGCCACTGCGGCGGAGCTTTCGGAGGACGATGCTGCCATTCTACGTGATATACATGTGCTACTACTTCAGACGAGCATCATCGAAGGGGAAATGCAGTGCCGCAACTGTGGCCACACATACTACATCAAGAACAGCATCCCCAACCTCCTGTTACCACCGCATCTCGCTTAG
- the SKS1 gene encoding putative serine/threonine protein kinase SKS1 (Syntenic homolog of Saccharomyces cerevisiae YDR247W (VHS1) and YPL026C (SKS1)), translated as MLTNTHINNYRLIKQIGSGAFGIVFLAEDFITGEEYAIKAVMKQHSGSADEGVRRSTILRTQLYHFFKSFQNRLYLPSVDLESIRTLSQEQLAHAPHYKELLMHLTVHTHEHVVTIHQVMESSLATFIVMDYITCDLFSAIVNEQVFAKDGLLIKKVFLQLCEVIFYCHRLGVYHCDLKPENILLDKWYNVHVCDFGLATPVPELAPNVCVGSSYYMAPERGSLGRELRAPTAAGDVWAIGIILINLVCICNPWVKADGLVDGTFRHFLTNPRVLMKILPITDEFYSILLQVLQLDPEHRSTLPVLMEAVANCEHFTVEGPLSTVERLSVEQYNRFLGDSYNVRSRKLCDDYYSEDDEFTTDDCGYDSDRVPHSLYGIGDNYLPRSLSGDGRCDTASSAAPELLLSTSLETNYSRDGRWLPNYAHL; from the coding sequence CATAAATAACTATCGGCTCATTAAACAAATAGGCTCAGGAGCATTCGGTATTGTGTTCCTCGCGGAGGACTTCATCACAGGCGAGGAGTATGCGATCAAGGCGGTGATGAAGCAGCACAGCGGCAGCGCAGACGAGGGCGTCAGGCGGTCGACAATTTTGCGCACGCAGCTGTACCACTTCTTCAAGTCTTTCCAGAACCGGCTGTATCTACCATCTGTGGACCTGGAATCGATCCGGACATTATCCCAAGAGCAGCTGGCCCACGCGCCACATTATAAGGAGCTGCTGATGCACCTGACTGTGCACACCCACGAACATGTGGTTACCATACATCAGGTGATGGAGTCAAGCCTGGCAACATTTATTGTTATGGATTACATCACGTGCGACCTTTTCTCAGCCATTGTCAACGAGCAAGTCTTTGCTAAGGATGGCCTACTGATTAAGAAGGTCTTCCTGCAGCTGTGCGAGGTTATTTTCTACTGCCACCGACTCGGCGTCTATCATTGCGACCTAAAGCCGGAGAACATTCTTCTGGACAAATGGTACAACGTACATGTATGCGATTTCGGGCTGGCCACACCCGTGCCGGAGCTCGCCCCCAATGTCTGCGTAGGCTCGTCTTACTACATGGCACCCGAGCGCGGATCGCTCGGTCGTGAGCTCCGAGCTCCTACTGCTGCAGGCGACGTTTGGGCAATCGGTATAATTCTAATAAACCTTGTCTGCATTTGCAATCCGTGGGTGAAGGCAGATGGCCTAGTGGATGGAACATTCCGGCACTTTTTGACTAATCCGCGCGTTCTAATGAAGATCCTTCCTATCACCGACGAGTTCTACAGCATTTTACTGCAGGTACTGCAGCTAGATCCGGAGCACCGGTCTACGCTCCCAGTACTGATGGAGGCGGTTGCGAATTGCGAACACTTCACCGTAGAAGGCCCTTTGTCTACTGTGGAGCGTCTATCGGTGGAACAGTACAACCGGTTTCTGGGCGACAGCTATAACGTCCGCTCACGTAAACTATGTGATGATTACTACTCAGAAGACGACGAATTCACCACAGACGACTGTGGATATGACAGCGACAGGGTGCCGCACAGTCTATACGGCATCGGCGACAACTATTTACCACGCAGCCTTTCCGGTGACGGAAGATGCGACACGGCGTCATCCGCTGCTCCAGAGCTGCTCTTGAGCACTTCGCTCGAAACAAACTATTCACGAGATGGTAGGTGGTTACCTAACTATGCTCATCTGTGA